A single region of the Streptomyces virginiae genome encodes:
- a CDS encoding right-handed parallel beta-helix repeat-containing protein: MKRTNTLALTAALLASSAPLATIGAGTAHAAARTYFVSPSGNDSNSGTSTQAPFRTLQKAADSVEPGDTVSIMNGTYSERSAGSNVLTIKRSGLPEAPITFTAHPGHHPVIHPVKAWNGISVHGASYISIKNLEVKGNNAALTLAGAERESKKGDPTYNTNCISVEQDRSTGALSHHVEVTGNEVHGCAGGGISAIDSDHVTISGNHVHGTSWYAVYATSGISVLTPRDVGGGDAGTYKIRITGNRVHDNETKIKWEKCGCYSDGNGIIIDTLKGDADHPAYSGRVLVANNLSYDNGGSGIHSYKSQHVDIVHNTAYANGRSTRMESYANIFAHDSTDVRLLNNIAYGRPGQATNSKSRNVDVTYDYNIYFGGKAPEVQGPNDVITDPKFAKTGTGADADFRLSESSPAAGSGTPFAAVTTDFTGARRGGGAPDRGAYGFGAKSSGGPGNASDSSPGRQGDASAGSGQSAGSDPAASPSVLAADGTDGGSGLKPHSGSGPLAETGGSNPALPLGIAAVVLAIGGGLLFAARRKRA, encoded by the coding sequence GTGAAACGTACGAACACCCTCGCCCTGACCGCAGCACTGCTCGCTTCATCCGCACCGCTCGCCACCATCGGAGCCGGTACGGCACACGCCGCGGCCCGCACGTACTTCGTCAGCCCCAGCGGCAACGACAGCAACTCGGGCACCTCCACCCAAGCTCCCTTCCGAACCCTCCAGAAGGCCGCAGACAGCGTCGAGCCGGGCGACACCGTCTCGATCATGAACGGCACGTACTCCGAGCGTTCAGCGGGGTCGAACGTGCTGACCATCAAGCGCTCCGGCCTCCCCGAAGCCCCCATTACCTTCACCGCTCATCCCGGCCACCATCCGGTGATCCACCCGGTGAAGGCGTGGAACGGCATCAGCGTTCACGGCGCCTCCTACATCTCCATCAAAAACCTAGAGGTCAAGGGCAACAACGCAGCCCTCACCCTGGCCGGAGCCGAACGGGAATCGAAGAAGGGCGACCCCACCTACAACACGAACTGCATCTCCGTGGAACAGGACCGGTCCACGGGTGCGCTGTCGCACCACGTCGAGGTGACCGGCAATGAGGTGCATGGTTGCGCCGGCGGCGGCATATCGGCCATCGACTCCGACCACGTGACCATCTCCGGCAACCACGTGCATGGGACCTCCTGGTACGCGGTGTACGCAACCAGCGGAATCTCCGTCCTCACCCCACGCGACGTGGGGGGCGGCGACGCCGGGACGTACAAGATCCGCATCACCGGCAATCGCGTCCACGACAACGAGACCAAGATCAAATGGGAGAAGTGCGGCTGCTACTCCGACGGCAACGGCATCATCATCGACACCCTCAAAGGCGACGCCGATCACCCCGCCTACAGCGGACGCGTACTGGTCGCCAACAACCTCTCCTACGACAACGGCGGCTCCGGCATCCACTCCTACAAGAGCCAGCACGTCGACATCGTCCACAACACGGCCTACGCCAACGGGCGCAGCACCCGCATGGAGAGCTACGCCAACATCTTCGCGCACGACAGTACCGACGTGCGGCTCCTCAACAACATCGCGTACGGCCGGCCGGGGCAAGCGACGAACAGCAAGTCCCGCAATGTGGACGTCACCTACGACTACAACATCTACTTCGGCGGCAAGGCCCCCGAGGTCCAGGGCCCGAACGATGTCATCACCGATCCGAAGTTCGCCAAGACGGGCACCGGAGCTGACGCGGACTTCCGGCTGAGCGAGAGCTCCCCCGCCGCCGGCTCGGGTACGCCGTTCGCCGCCGTCACCACCGACTTCACCGGAGCCCGCCGGGGCGGCGGCGCGCCCGACCGGGGCGCCTACGGCTTCGGCGCCAAGAGCAGCGGTGGCCCGGGAAATGCTTCCGACTCCTCCCCCGGCCGGCAAGGGGACGCCTCCGCCGGGAGCGGTCAGTCCGCCGGAAGTGACCCCGCCGCCTCACCGAGCGTGCTAGCGGCCGACGGCACCGATGGCGGCTCCGGGCTGAAGCCGCACAGCGGAAGCGGTCCGCTCGCAGAGACGGGCGGCTCCAACCCTGCCCTGCCGCTGGGCATCGCGGCAGTGGTTCTCGCCATCGGGGGCGGCCTCCTCTTCGCGGCGCGACGCAAGCGCGCCTGA
- a CDS encoding TetR family transcriptional regulator has product MAAARHRIEVATLAGGSEPDPPRVAWRKQMRQRVLDAAGDLTCEAGWDQVSLSAVAARAEVSRPSVYKEFGNRAGLGRALVVRETQQFLAGVADALYPGVPDSHACLRAAILYVLQEADNQPLIRAVITAARKGSDSLLPYLTARADPIFDAGQTLVQGWLATRYPQQHTESVRMAADVIVRMTISHLILPADEPHLTAQRLAAAALKLLQ; this is encoded by the coding sequence ATGGCGGCGGCAAGGCACCGGATCGAAGTGGCGACACTCGCAGGTGGGTCGGAACCCGACCCACCGCGCGTTGCCTGGCGCAAACAGATGAGGCAGCGCGTATTGGACGCAGCTGGCGACCTCACCTGCGAAGCCGGCTGGGACCAGGTCAGCCTCTCGGCCGTCGCTGCCCGCGCCGAAGTGTCGCGCCCCTCGGTGTACAAGGAGTTCGGCAACCGCGCCGGCCTGGGCCGTGCGCTGGTAGTCCGTGAAACCCAGCAGTTTCTGGCGGGTGTGGCCGATGCCCTCTATCCCGGCGTACCCGATTCCCACGCCTGCCTCCGGGCGGCCATCCTGTACGTACTTCAGGAGGCCGACAATCAGCCCCTCATAAGGGCCGTCATCACAGCCGCCCGAAAGGGCTCCGACAGCCTCCTGCCCTACCTCACCGCCCGGGCGGACCCGATCTTCGACGCCGGTCAAACCCTCGTCCAGGGCTGGCTGGCCACGCGCTACCCACAACAGCACACAGAGTCTGTACGAATGGCCGCGGACGTCATCGTCCGCATGACCATCAGCCATCTCATCCTGCCGGCCGACGAACCACACCTCACCGCCCAACGACTGGCGGCTGCAGCCCTGAAACTACTGCAGTAG